A region of Sulfurimonas sp. DNA encodes the following proteins:
- a CDS encoding lysophospholipid acyltransferase family protein, whose product MKIFAQISWLYATIIVFISLFIQIVFYYFLPRPYTRKLSSWFMRLSIFFSTEIVGKEDLEAQMFLFNHQSDLDIGVIETSTRSDISWVAKKSLFNVPLFGLVLKFNEDIPVERESKTSLVKLLRAAKDRIDKGRVITMAPEGTRSTKGKMLPFKSGAKLIADKYKLKVQPIVLMQTAKYYDIKRLYYKPGKIKVIFLDSFYADKSNKNWLNDLRIQMQKVYDDELANNPSHR is encoded by the coding sequence ATGAAGATATTTGCTCAAATTAGTTGGCTATATGCCACAATTATAGTTTTTATATCCTTATTTATACAGATAGTATTTTACTATTTTTTACCACGCCCATACACAAGAAAACTTTCTTCATGGTTTATGAGACTAAGTATTTTTTTCTCAACTGAAATTGTTGGAAAAGAAGACTTAGAAGCTCAAATGTTTTTGTTTAATCATCAAAGTGATTTAGATATAGGTGTAATAGAAACAAGTACCAGAAGTGATATATCTTGGGTAGCCAAAAAATCACTTTTTAATGTTCCTTTATTTGGATTAGTTCTTAAGTTTAATGAAGACATACCTGTCGAGAGAGAGAGTAAAACTTCACTTGTCAAACTACTTAGAGCAGCTAAAGATAGAATAGATAAAGGTAGAGTTATAACAATGGCTCCAGAAGGAACACGCTCAACGAAAGGTAAAATGCTTCCATTTAAATCAGGAGCAAAGCTAATCGCTGATAAATATAAACTAAAAGTTCAACCAATTGTATTAATGCAAACTGCTAAATATTATGATATAAAAAGATTGTATTATAAGCCAGGAAAAATAAAGGTAATTTTTCTTGACTCTTTTTATGCCGATAAGAGTAATAAAAATTGGTTAAATGATTTAAGAATTCAAATGCAAAAGGTGTATGACGATGAGTTGGCAAACAATCCTAGCCATAGGTAG
- a CDS encoding DUF255 domain-containing protein — protein sequence MRKILLYIIITFASTLIASEVNWAKDFKAGIKEASRFNKPVLFISSRHTCRYCVILDNTTLKNKKVIDALNKDFVSIISYSDENDYIPRELYQPGTPAIWFLLPSSEPMYQPIMGAIRAKDFLEALSVVKKEFDSSKKRGK from the coding sequence ATGCGTAAAATATTATTATATATAATAATTACATTTGCTTCAACACTTATAGCGAGTGAAGTGAACTGGGCAAAAGATTTTAAAGCTGGGATAAAAGAAGCGTCAAGATTTAATAAGCCTGTTTTATTTATATCTTCAAGACATACTTGTAGATACTGTGTGATATTAGATAATACAACTTTAAAGAATAAAAAAGTTATAGATGCTTTAAACAAAGACTTTGTTTCGATTATCTCATATAGCGATGAAAATGATTATATACCAAGAGAACTTTACCAACCTGGTACTCCGGCGATTTGGTTTTTACTACCATCAAGTGAACCAATGTATCAGCCAATTATGGGGGCTATTAGAGCAAAAGATTTTTTAGAAGCTTTGAGTGTTGTAAAAAAAGAGTTTGATAGTTCTAAAAAAAGAGGAAAATAA
- the nrfD gene encoding NrfD/PsrC family molybdoenzyme membrane anchor subunit has protein sequence MATHEILAATNAVVTLDVAIPGIVWPWLVTVNMWAKSIGTGVIFMLFMLIKKYPNQAVGLKFPTTVVSIIFIHIFLLFTLADLHQPFRMWHIFFYPSWSSAITVGAWMATAFVGLLFLLAYVSYVQKNDARFDKVLTWVVLLAIPVTLYTAGLMSQCTARELWQMPTESAQMIFAALLSGSAFMILLGGSKLNYEAKSSLAVVLALSAMMSFIMYMSEYIFGPMKAEEVAAVLEYIKGDGPYTVMFWLGQWMAYLLPMILVMLSRTSKSENILKLAAIFALIGLWLVKHVWLTIPQLLPMS, from the coding sequence ATGGCAACACATGAAATATTAGCAGCAACAAATGCTGTGGTAACTTTAGATGTAGCAATCCCAGGTATAGTATGGCCTTGGCTTGTAACAGTTAATATGTGGGCAAAAAGTATCGGTACGGGTGTGATTTTTATGCTATTTATGCTTATTAAAAAGTATCCAAATCAAGCTGTTGGACTAAAATTTCCAACTACTGTGGTTTCAATAATTTTTATTCATATCTTTTTACTTTTCACATTGGCAGATTTACATCAGCCATTTAGAATGTGGCATATCTTTTTCTATCCTAGTTGGAGTTCAGCTATTACAGTTGGTGCATGGATGGCGACTGCTTTTGTAGGCTTGTTATTCTTATTAGCATATGTAAGTTATGTACAAAAAAATGATGCAAGATTTGATAAAGTTTTAACTTGGGTTGTATTACTTGCAATTCCTGTAACACTTTATACAGCGGGACTGATGTCTCAATGTACAGCAAGAGAATTATGGCAGATGCCAACAGAATCAGCTCAAATGATTTTTGCAGCGTTACTTTCTGGGTCAGCATTTATGATTTTACTAGGTGGGAGCAAACTAAACTATGAAGCAAAAAGTTCTTTAGCGGTTGTTCTTGCATTAAGTGCAATGATGTCTTTCATAATGTACATGTCAGAATATATTTTTGGACCAATGAAAGCAGAAGAAGTAGCAGCAGTTTTAGAGTATATAAAAGGCGATGGCCCTTATACGGTAATGTTTTGGTTAGGTCAATGGATGGCTTATCTACTACCAATGATATTGGTTATGTTAAGTAGAACTTCAAAAAGCGAAAATATTTTAAAACTTGCGGCAATATTTGCGCTGATAGGTCTATGGTTAGTTAAACATGTTTGGCTAACAATTCCACAATTATTACCAATGAGTTAG
- a CDS encoding 4Fe-4S dicluster domain-containing protein: MQLGFLVDLHLCMGCKGCEIACKVENEVPLSTWRLRVKYVDVGTFPDTRRTFTPLRCNHCENAPCERICPVSALHYLDNGIVNIDKERCIGCAGCVMACPYGAIYIDPQTQTADKCTYCAHRVASSMMPACVVACPVQANIFGDLDDPASNISKYIQVNQSNVQVRKPEKGTNPHHFYTNAGNVNLNPLASRREEGYSLFGKITTLPVGGHH; the protein is encoded by the coding sequence ATGCAATTAGGTTTCCTCGTTGACCTACATCTTTGTATGGGATGTAAAGGCTGTGAAATCGCATGTAAAGTGGAAAATGAAGTTCCGCTTAGTACATGGAGGCTTCGTGTTAAATATGTAGATGTGGGAACTTTCCCTGATACAAGAAGAACATTTACCCCATTGAGATGTAATCACTGTGAAAATGCTCCATGTGAGAGAATTTGTCCAGTGTCAGCACTTCACTATTTAGATAATGGAATTGTAAACATTGACAAAGAACGCTGTATCGGCTGTGCAGGTTGTGTTATGGCTTGTCCTTATGGAGCAATCTATATAGACCCACAAACGCAAACTGCCGATAAGTGTACTTATTGCGCTCATCGTGTTGCTTCATCAATGATGCCAGCATGTGTTGTCGCATGTCCTGTTCAAGCAAATATTTTTGGTGACTTAGATGATCCAGCTTCAAATATATCTAAATATATTCAAGTTAATCAGAGTAATGTTCAAGTTCGTAAGCCAGAAAAAGGGACAAACCCTCATCACTTCTATACAAATGCAGGTAATGTAAATCTTAATCCTCTCGCATCTAGGAGAGAAGAAGGTTATTCACTCTTTGGCAAAATAACAACACTTCCAGTAGGAGGACACCACTAA
- the purS gene encoding phosphoribosylformylglycinamidine synthase subunit PurS has protein sequence MKAIINVSLKAGVLDSQGKAVHHALDSLHFKGINDVRVGKQIILKLDTDNKETAKEDVTQMCEDLLANTVIEDYEIELV, from the coding sequence ATTAAAGCAATAATAAATGTCAGCTTAAAAGCAGGAGTTTTAGACTCTCAAGGTAAAGCAGTTCACCACGCTCTTGACTCACTTCATTTTAAAGGCATTAATGATGTCCGTGTTGGAAAACAAATTATCTTGAAATTAGATACTGACAACAAAGAAACAGCTAAAGAAGATGTAACTCAAATGTGCGAAGACCTTTTGGCAAACACAGTGATTGAAGATTACGAAATCGAACTAGTGTAA
- a CDS encoding shikimate kinase → MLSLKNIILIGFMGVGKGSVAREVIKHSNYMTMDTDDLIESIENKKIKKIFIEDGETHFRNLEKDVATWLEYSVKNTLISTGGGFYKQKNLKKIGTVVLLDSPFDKIIKRIKNHPNAFKKLKKRPLLQNLEEAKKLYDERRPEYLALADIIIDVTKKSVLECSKELLKKVKNNA, encoded by the coding sequence ATGCTGAGTCTTAAAAACATTATTTTGATTGGCTTCATGGGAGTAGGAAAGGGCAGTGTGGCTAGAGAAGTCATAAAACATTCTAACTACATGACTATGGATACGGATGATTTAATTGAGAGTATAGAAAATAAGAAAATAAAAAAAATCTTTATTGAAGATGGTGAAACGCACTTTAGAAATCTTGAAAAAGATGTGGCTACTTGGCTTGAGTATAGTGTCAAAAATACTCTTATCTCAACAGGTGGTGGCTTTTACAAACAAAAAAATCTTAAAAAAATAGGAACAGTTGTTCTACTTGACTCGCCTTTTGATAAAATCATTAAACGAATAAAAAATCATCCAAATGCATTTAAAAAGCTTAAAAAAAGACCATTACTGCAAAACTTAGAAGAGGCAAAAAAACTTTATGATGAGCGTCGTCCAGAATATTTGGCTTTGGCAGACATTATTATTGATGTTACAAAAAAAAGTGTGCTAGAATGTTCAAAAGAACTTCTTAAAAAGGTAAAAAATAATGCGTAA
- the crcB gene encoding fluoride efflux transporter CrcB: protein MSWQTILAIGSGGFIGAILRAYFNGLISHKLPHDIPFGTLGVNLIGSFFMGLLIAYFMYTSIFSMPAKSFLSTGVLGALTTYSTFAIESFLLLEGGHILLALANVSLNAFGSIFMAGGGFYLVKYFLK from the coding sequence ATGAGTTGGCAAACAATCCTAGCCATAGGTAGTGGAGGCTTTATAGGTGCAATCTTAAGAGCTTACTTTAATGGTTTAATTTCACATAAGCTACCACATGATATTCCATTTGGAACACTTGGAGTAAATCTTATAGGTAGTTTTTTCATGGGTTTACTGATTGCTTACTTTATGTACACTTCTATATTTTCTATGCCAGCTAAGTCATTTCTTTCAACAGGAGTACTTGGAGCTTTAACAACTTACTCAACATTTGCAATAGAGAGTTTTTTACTACTTGAAGGCGGACATATTCTTTTAGCATTAGCAAATGTTTCACTAAATGCTTTTGGCAGTATATTTATGGCAGGTGGTGGATTCTATCTTGTGAAATATTTTTTAAAATAA
- a CDS encoding DUF2231 domain-containing protein, protein MLHPATTHFAIVLPLISLLIGLIYLIKPSEPMSKLSTRFILFSALFMIVAFFTGKSDGSEVYMFISGEGQKVLLEHKQFGLYLTIVMVFSAIIKFYGYATQTLKVELFAIILVAIVSGGVLYQGKIGGELTYTYGAHVLKHSEGMDCLDDPEEFLEEDDE, encoded by the coding sequence ATGTTACATCCTGCAACAACTCATTTCGCAATAGTTCTTCCTCTTATCTCTTTATTGATAGGTTTAATCTATCTGATTAAACCTAGTGAACCTATGTCTAAGTTGTCTACACGCTTTATTTTATTTTCTGCTCTTTTTATGATTGTTGCCTTTTTTACGGGTAAAAGTGATGGTAGTGAAGTTTATATGTTTATCTCAGGAGAAGGTCAAAAAGTATTACTAGAACACAAGCAGTTTGGACTATATTTAACAATTGTAATGGTATTTAGTGCAATTATAAAATTTTATGGTTATGCTACACAAACTCTAAAAGTAGAACTCTTTGCAATTATTTTAGTTGCTATTGTAAGCGGTGGAGTTCTATATCAAGGCAAGATTGGAGGAGAGTTGACTTATACTTATGGCGCTCATGTGTTAAAGCACTCCGAGGGAATGGATTGTCTTGATGACCCTGAAGAATTTTTAGAAGAAGATGATGAGTAG
- a CDS encoding dUTP diphosphatase: protein MDKILLMLQLQAQLNDATNGEEWTKGITKNSKVINWKRCIYMECAEMIDSFSWKHWKSIDKEADWDNLQIEVVDVWHFMMSLAIENYSINLKGGIEDLAINISNLESFSKIENENEFFGYQDDVIKKVESIMLASLSLQELDLEVYIEDFFALVTLSGLDLDTLYRLYVGKNILNQFRQDNGYKEGSYIKVWNGVEDNIIMKKIWEEHSDIKPEVLYKELTKLYISLNKR from the coding sequence ATGGATAAAATATTATTGATGCTACAACTCCAAGCACAGCTAAATGATGCAACAAATGGAGAGGAATGGACTAAAGGTATTACTAAAAATTCTAAAGTTATTAACTGGAAAAGATGTATATATATGGAATGTGCAGAAATGATAGACAGCTTTTCTTGGAAACACTGGAAAAGTATTGATAAAGAAGCTGATTGGGATAACTTACAGATAGAAGTAGTTGATGTTTGGCACTTTATGATGAGTTTAGCGATTGAAAATTATTCAATCAACCTAAAAGGTGGTATTGAAGATTTAGCAATAAATATCTCAAATCTTGAATCTTTTAGTAAAATAGAAAATGAAAATGAATTTTTTGGTTATCAAGATGATGTAATAAAAAAAGTAGAGAGTATCATGCTAGCATCTCTTAGTTTGCAAGAGTTGGATTTGGAAGTTTATATAGAGGATTTTTTTGCACTAGTTACCCTTAGTGGGCTTGACCTAGATACTTTATATCGTTTATATGTAGGTAAAAACATTTTAAACCAATTTCGTCAAGATAATGGTTATAAAGAAGGTTCTTATATAAAAGTCTGGAATGGAGTAGAAGATAATATTATAATGAAAAAAATATGGGAAGAACATAGTGATATTAAGCCAGAAGTTCTTTACAAAGAGTTAACAAAACTATATATATCTCTAAATAAAAGATAA
- the purC gene encoding phosphoribosylaminoimidazolesuccinocarboxamide synthase, producing the protein MQKRKLLYEGKAKRLFLTDDENLVISEFKDDLTAFNGEKKSSEAGKGALNNKISTELFKLLEKNGIKTHFVKMLDDNHMLHTKVDVILIEVIVRNIATGSLTRNLGIEDGKVLPFTLVEFDYKDDDLGDPKLNDQHALILELVEHQDELDKLRRMARQVNDILKPYFAEIGLNLVDFKLEFGKDSQGNIILVDEISPDNCRFWDIKSGEKMDKDRFRQGLGGLAVAYEEVLNRILGK; encoded by the coding sequence ATGCAAAAAAGAAAACTACTCTACGAAGGAAAAGCAAAAAGACTTTTTCTAACAGATGATGAAAACTTAGTAATTTCAGAGTTTAAAGATGATTTAACAGCTTTTAATGGTGAGAAAAAATCTAGTGAGGCTGGTAAAGGTGCTCTTAACAATAAGATCTCAACTGAACTTTTTAAACTTCTTGAAAAAAATGGAATAAAAACTCACTTTGTAAAAATGCTTGACGACAATCACATGCTTCATACCAAAGTTGATGTAATCCTAATAGAGGTCATTGTTAGAAATATTGCTACAGGAAGCCTTACTCGTAATCTTGGTATAGAAGATGGCAAAGTACTTCCATTTACTCTTGTAGAATTTGATTATAAAGATGATGATTTAGGTGACCCTAAACTAAATGATCAGCATGCTCTTATATTAGAATTAGTTGAACATCAAGATGAATTAGATAAGCTTAGAAGAATGGCTCGTCAAGTAAATGACATACTTAAACCTTATTTTGCAGAAATTGGTCTTAACCTAGTTGACTTTAAATTAGAGTTTGGAAAAGACTCTCAAGGTAATATCATATTAGTTGATGAAATATCTCCAGATAATTGTCGCTTTTGGGATATAAAGAGTGGTGAGAAGATGGATAAAGATAGATTTCGTCAAGGTTTAGGTGGCTTAGCTGTAGCATATGAAGAAGTATTAAATAGAATATTAGGAAAATAA
- a CDS encoding ATP-binding cassette domain-containing protein — protein sequence MSDILEVKELSFGYKKDSLLFDKLNINLKKGEIKAIVGESGAGKSTIFELILGNLEPLHGNILCERVSQVFQDPYSSFHPSYSLINQIKDIASIKKIDIYLKNMNLEYELLTKLPHELSGGQLQRASILRAMLMQPSLLLLDEPTSALDNVIQLEVMNMLMNSLGEMGMLLITHDLELASWCADEIIMI from the coding sequence TTGAGTGATATTTTAGAAGTTAAAGAGCTTTCTTTTGGCTATAAAAAAGATTCTTTACTTTTTGATAAATTAAATATAAATCTTAAAAAAGGTGAGATAAAAGCTATTGTCGGGGAAAGTGGTGCTGGAAAAAGTACAATTTTTGAGCTTATTCTTGGAAACTTAGAACCATTACATGGAAATATACTGTGCGAGCGAGTATCCCAGGTTTTTCAAGATCCATATAGTTCTTTTCATCCAAGTTATTCGTTAATAAATCAAATAAAGGATATTGCCTCAATAAAAAAAATTGACATCTATTTAAAAAATATGAATCTTGAGTATGAACTTCTAACAAAACTTCCACATGAACTTTCAGGTGGACAACTTCAGCGTGCTTCTATTCTAAGAGCTATGCTAATGCAACCATCATTACTGTTACTAGATGAACCAACATCAGCTTTGGACAATGTTATACAGTTAGAAGTGATGAATATGCTAATGAACTCTCTTGGTGAAATGGGGATGTTGCTTATCACACATGACTTAGAACTTGCTTCTTGGTGTGCTGATGAGATTATTATGATATAA
- a CDS encoding hemerythrin domain-containing protein, giving the protein MSTIKEYLTTDHTKCDELFAAMEDSANKSIKDAKAAYEAFTASSERHFQMEERVMFLEFETKTGMTQGPTAMMRHEHEQMRTLIAQMGEAIVDENKDRFFGLSETLMILMQQHNMKEEQMLYTMAQQHLSADSDRIVDMMESMIAE; this is encoded by the coding sequence ATGAGTACAATAAAAGAGTATTTAACAACAGACCATACCAAATGTGATGAGCTTTTTGCTGCTATGGAAGATAGTGCAAATAAGTCTATTAAAGATGCTAAAGCAGCTTATGAAGCATTTACAGCTTCAAGTGAAAGACACTTTCAAATGGAAGAAAGAGTTATGTTTTTGGAGTTTGAAACAAAAACAGGAATGACTCAAGGTCCAACAGCAATGATGCGCCACGAACATGAGCAGATGCGAACTCTTATTGCGCAGATGGGTGAAGCAATAGTAGATGAAAATAAAGATAGATTTTTTGGACTCTCTGAAACACTCATGATTTTAATGCAACAACATAATATGAAAGAAGAGCAGATGCTTTATACTATGGCTCAACAACATTTAAGTGCTGATTCTGACAGAATAGTAGATATGATGGAGTCAATGATTGCAGAGTAA
- a CDS encoding S41 family peptidase, giving the protein MPHLKNKKYITFGFATVVVVFSLLFSANLFAKQTKVAKKETSRLQALAKFTKVISIVEQYNVDDITIEELMDKALQGMLNNLDAHSNFLTQKDYKKLKVQTSGEFGGLGITVGIKDGALTVIAPIEGTPADKAGLKAGDIILKINKESTLNMTIDEAVSIMRGKVGDPIDITIVRKGELRPLPIHIVRGIITIQSVYTKIIDKKIQYIRVTSFDKKVVEDVQKAINKKKNTTKGIILDLRNNPGGLLDQAVGLVDIFVDNGKIVSQKGRKESNKQEYKASTSKTLTKVPLVVLVNGGSASASEIVSGALQDHKRAVIIGEKTFGKGSVQVVLPITDKEAIKLTIARYYLPSGRTIQAVGVTPDIEVFAGEVKTQESTFSIKEADLKKHLEKELTKVDGEKEKTKAKAKKDIITKEMLYKDIQLKESVDIIKALMIVKG; this is encoded by the coding sequence ATGCCGCATCTTAAAAATAAAAAATATATAACTTTTGGATTTGCAACAGTTGTTGTTGTCTTCTCACTACTTTTTTCCGCAAATTTATTTGCAAAACAGACAAAAGTTGCTAAAAAAGAAACTTCAAGACTTCAAGCTTTGGCTAAATTTACAAAAGTAATAAGCATTGTTGAACAATATAATGTAGATGATATAACTATTGAAGAACTAATGGATAAAGCACTTCAAGGAATGCTTAATAATCTTGACGCACATTCAAACTTTTTAACTCAAAAAGATTATAAAAAGCTAAAAGTACAAACAAGTGGTGAATTTGGAGGACTTGGTATAACCGTTGGTATAAAAGATGGAGCATTAACTGTTATTGCGCCAATTGAAGGGACTCCTGCAGATAAAGCAGGACTTAAAGCTGGTGATATTATTTTAAAAATAAATAAAGAGTCAACTCTAAATATGACAATAGATGAAGCTGTCTCCATTATGAGAGGAAAAGTTGGTGACCCTATTGACATCACAATCGTTAGAAAAGGTGAACTTAGACCACTCCCTATTCATATTGTCAGAGGTATTATAACTATTCAGTCCGTATATACTAAAATAATAGATAAAAAAATTCAGTATATTCGTGTAACGAGCTTTGATAAAAAAGTTGTTGAAGATGTACAAAAAGCCATAAATAAAAAGAAAAACACTACAAAAGGAATAATTCTTGATTTAAGAAACAATCCAGGAGGACTTCTTGACCAAGCTGTTGGACTTGTAGATATTTTTGTTGATAATGGTAAAATAGTTTCACAAAAAGGTCGTAAAGAATCCAATAAACAAGAGTATAAAGCATCTACAAGTAAAACTTTAACAAAAGTGCCTTTAGTGGTTTTAGTTAATGGAGGTAGTGCTAGTGCTTCTGAAATCGTTAGTGGAGCGCTTCAAGACCATAAGCGAGCAGTAATTATTGGTGAGAAAACTTTTGGAAAAGGTAGTGTTCAAGTTGTTCTGCCAATCACAGATAAAGAAGCTATTAAACTTACTATTGCAAGGTATTATCTTCCAAGTGGTAGAACAATTCAAGCAGTTGGTGTTACTCCAGATATAGAAGTATTTGCAGGTGAAGTCAAAACTCAAGAGAGCACTTTTTCGATAAAAGAAGCTGATTTAAAAAAACATTTAGAAAAAGAACTTACTAAAGTAGATGGCGAGAAAGAGAAAACTAAAGCTAAAGCTAAAAAAGATATAATTACAAAAGAAATGTTATATAAAGATATTCAGTTAAAAGAATCAGTTGACATTATAAAAGCACTAATGATTGTAAAAGGATAA
- the hisD gene encoding histidinol dehydrogenase: MMFINTKDENFTSSFDELLLRGQMDIAEVSSIVGTLLNEIKIDKNKALKEHIAKFDKWTPLSDDDLKISQKSMSEAYNNIDAKLKSALHLAYDRIKIYHEKQKPKSWFDTEENGTILGQKVTPVDSAGLYIPGGKAAYPSSLLMNVIPAQVAGVENIIVCTPTPNNEVNELLLAACHLCGVSEVYKVGGASAVGAMAYGTETIPKVDVITGPGNIFVATAKKMVFGDVNIDMIAGPSEIGILANDSANPSHLAVDLLSQAEHDEMASSILITPSQKLADEVSIEIENWLKKLPREEIARKSIEERGAIIVTQDMDEAIKLMNEIAPEHLEIATDNSFEFLPFIKHAGAIFLGHNTPEAIGDYVAGPNHTLPTGGTAKFFSPLGVENFMKKTSIISFSKKGINEIGEACALIAKTEGLTAHEQSVRVRLSN, encoded by the coding sequence ATGATGTTTATAAATACAAAAGATGAAAATTTTACAAGTAGCTTTGATGAACTTCTGTTAAGAGGACAAATGGATATAGCTGAAGTTAGTTCTATTGTTGGTACACTTCTTAATGAGATAAAAATAGATAAAAATAAAGCTTTAAAAGAACATATAGCTAAGTTTGATAAGTGGACTCCTTTAAGTGATGATGATTTAAAAATATCACAAAAGTCAATGAGTGAAGCCTATAATAATATAGATGCTAAACTAAAAAGTGCTTTGCATTTGGCATATGATAGAATTAAAATATATCATGAAAAACAAAAACCAAAATCTTGGTTTGACACAGAAGAAAATGGAACTATCTTAGGACAAAAAGTAACTCCTGTTGATAGTGCAGGTTTATATATACCTGGGGGGAAAGCAGCCTATCCATCTTCTCTTTTAATGAATGTCATACCAGCTCAAGTAGCTGGAGTTGAAAATATTATAGTTTGTACTCCTACTCCAAATAACGAAGTAAATGAGCTTTTACTTGCAGCTTGTCATTTATGTGGTGTAAGTGAGGTTTATAAGGTTGGAGGTGCAAGTGCTGTTGGTGCAATGGCTTATGGGACAGAGACTATTCCAAAAGTTGATGTTATAACAGGACCTGGAAATATTTTTGTAGCAACTGCAAAAAAAATGGTTTTTGGTGATGTAAATATCGATATGATTGCAGGACCTAGTGAAATAGGTATTTTAGCAAATGACAGTGCAAATCCTTCACATTTAGCGGTTGATTTATTATCTCAGGCAGAACATGATGAGATGGCAAGCTCTATTCTCATAACTCCATCACAAAAATTAGCTGATGAGGTAAGTATAGAGATAGAAAACTGGCTTAAAAAACTTCCTCGTGAAGAGATTGCTAGAAAATCTATTGAAGAAAGAGGTGCTATTATAGTGACTCAAGATATGGATGAAGCGATAAAACTTATGAATGAAATTGCTCCAGAGCATCTAGAAATAGCTACTGATAATTCTTTTGAATTTTTACCATTTATAAAACATGCAGGGGCAATCTTTTTGGGACATAATACTCCTGAAGCAATTGGTGATTATGTTGCTGGGCCAAATCATACTCTTCCAACTGGAGGAACAGCAAAATTTTTCTCTCCACTCGGAGTTGAAAATTTTATGAAAAAAACTTCAATAATCTCTTTTTCAAAAAAAGGCATAAATGAGATAGGTGAAGCATGTGCACTTATCGCAAAGACTGAGGGTTTAACAGCTCATGAACAATCAGTTAGAGTTCGTTTAAGTAATTAA
- the purQ gene encoding phosphoribosylformylglycinamidine synthase subunit PurQ, producing the protein MKVSILQFPGTNCEYDTKHAFNDLGAKTELIWHKSQTIPSDTDLLVIAGGFSYGDYLRSGAIARFSPVMRAVEDYANKGGKVLGICNGFQVLTEAGLLPGALKRNKHLHFISKYHNLKVINNDNTFLNKLNNNDVVNIPIAHHDGNYFINSDGLKDLEENNQILLKYTDSNGEIKNPNGSVESIAGICNKQKNVFGLMPHPERAMELLLGSDDGIKMLQGFTQA; encoded by the coding sequence ATAAAAGTTTCTATTCTTCAATTTCCAGGAACAAACTGCGAATATGACACTAAGCATGCTTTTAATGATTTAGGTGCCAAAACTGAGTTAATATGGCACAAATCCCAAACAATCCCTAGTGATACAGATCTTCTTGTTATTGCAGGAGGTTTTTCTTATGGTGACTATCTTAGAAGTGGGGCAATTGCAAGATTTAGCCCAGTTATGCGGGCAGTTGAAGATTATGCAAATAAAGGTGGTAAAGTTCTTGGTATTTGTAATGGTTTTCAAGTTTTAACTGAAGCAGGACTTCTTCCTGGAGCACTTAAGAGAAATAAACATCTTCATTTTATATCAAAATATCATAATTTAAAAGTTATAAATAATGATAATACTTTTCTAAATAAGCTCAATAATAATGATGTTGTAAATATTCCTATAGCTCATCATGATGGTAATTATTTTATAAACTCTGATGGTTTAAAAGATTTAGAAGAGAATAATCAGATTTTATTAAAATATACAGATTCAAATGGAGAGATCAAAAATCCTAACGGAAGTGTTGAATCAATTGCTGGAATTTGTAACAAGCAAAAAAATGTATTTGGTCTAATGCCACATCCTGAACGAGCGATGGAACTACTTCTTGGAAGCGATGATGGAATCAAGATGCTTCAAGGGTTTACTCAAGCGTGA